AACCGGAACCGTCCGATATAAAAAAAGAACACCGGATCATGGAATGGCACGGCAGTTGCTGTAATACAGGGTGGATATAATGAATCCACAGATTCAGTAAAACAGCAACAGCACATTTTGATGTACAAATGAAATGCACATGACCGGGCTGGCGCCCGGACACACAGGCGCATGATTAATCACGGCCATGGAATTACATCTGACCATATAAATCAGAAATTTTAAACAGATGAAATACCCATGGCGGCTTACCGTCACACAGGAGCATGATTATAGCCAACATGGGTACTACATTTGACGTCAGAATCACAAATTATAAACACATGAAACTCATCGACAATCAGCATTCCATACTGTTGGGCAAAACAATGGATGCGCTCACGCTGCGGCAGAAAATGACCTCATCCAATATTGCCAATATGGATACTCCGGGCTATAAGAAACTGAATGTCAGTTTTGAGGATGAACTGCAGCGTGCCCAGGACAAAGGGGGCGTCCGGGCGATGAATACCGTCAATCCGACTATTGAAGAAACAGATGAGAAGCCGGTGCTGGAAGACGAGCTGCTCGAAATGACCGACACGCAGATCCGCGTCAATGTGATGACCCGATCGCTGCGTCACCATTTTGACATGCTCAGAACCGGAATCACCGGTATTAACCGATAACAATAACCTCCTTCCAATACAGCCATGTTACCAGATCGACTTTTTTCATCATTTCAGACAGCGGCCGGGGGCTTGTCGGTTCAGCGGGAAAAAATTGGTGCGGCAACGAACAATATTGCCAACGCCGGAACATCCGCCCCCAATGGATCCGCGGATGTTTACCGTCCGCAATCCGTGCAGACGGGAACAGGGGACAGGCAGGATTTTCAAAGAATGCTGCTTGACAGTATATCCACACTGCGCCAGACACGTCCGGGCCATCATGCGGTATCCGGTGGAAGCGTCAGTCAGGGCAATCCGGGTTCTTCCTCTTCTGATTTTGGTCCGACCGCCCAAATGGTGGAGTCTGACAATTTCCGGCATGAATTTGACCCGAACCATCCCGACGCTGATGAAAACGGGATGGTCAGATACCCCGATGTTGACCTGATTCGTGAAATGACGCAGCTGGTGAGTGCCAATCGTCTGTATGAAGCGAATCTGAGTGCCATCGAGGCAGAAAAGCAGATAATCAAACGATCACTTGAAATATAGAACAGAGCATTATGAATGTCTCATCTCTTATAAACTCCTTTCAGGCACAGGACACCTCGCGCACTACGAGCCTCAGACAGGCAGCGGCGACTGCCGGTCCAGCAAAACTGACGGACGAAGAGTCACGGATGATCCACAGGGAATTTTCCGGAACTGAGGAAATTACATTTTACAACGGAAGCGGCGAGTCAAAGCAGCAGATGGTTGCCGGCAGAGGCCAGCATCTGGATACGATAATTTAAATCTTAAACTCAGGATAACGTCATTATGAGTACGCCATTAGAGCTCAGAGGCTTGCAGCAGCCGTTCCAGGCTGAGCCGGGTCAGGAGCGTCAGCAGTTGAAAACGCCGGAGTCGGCGGACAGTTTTTCCGACATGCTTTCAAGGGCAGTCAATTCGGTAGACGAAACCATGAAAACATCGGAGCAGAGCATCCAGGATTTTGCCGCTGGAAAGACTGAAAATGTTCATGAGGTGATGATCAACATGCAGCGCGCTCAGCTCAGTTTTCAGATGATGGTGGAGATGCGGAACAAAGCCATCGAGACCTATCAGGAAATCAGCAGAATGCAAATATAGGGTAACCGTAAATGGGACGTTTAACTGAATCTTTCCGATCCTTTTTCGAGCCGCTCAGTCCGGCGCAGAAGTCCATTTTTGCACTTCTTGTTGTGGGCCTTCTCACTTTTGTCGGCATGATGTTCTACATGACGCTCAGGCCGGATTATGCGCTGCTGTTCGGATCGCTGCCGTCGGAATCTGCCAATGAAATAGTCGAAGAACTGGAAGAGCGAAATGTTTCCTACCGTATTGAGGACGGCGGGCGTTCCATTTTTGTGCGCAGGGAGAATGTGGACGAACTGCGGATGAAACTGGCTTCGGTCAGCATGGCACATTCTGATTTCAAGGGATATGAGCTGTTTGATGAAAATGCCCTGGGAATGACCGATTTCATGCAGCGTGTCAATAAAAAACGGGCGCTTGAGGGTGAGCTTTCACGTTCCATCAGCAGTCTGGAACAGATTGAGCATGCCCGGGTCCATCTCGTCCTGCCAGAGCGGACACCATTCCAGAGAACCACGGTCGATGCCTCGGCATCTATTGTGGTGAACCTCAAGAGCGGACAGTCGCTCAGTGAACAGCAGGTGCAGGGCATGAGTTCGCTTGTTGCCGGAAGCGTGGAGGGGCTCGATATTGAAGCCATAACCGTGCTGGATCAGAACGGCAACCGCCTGACGGAAGAAATGCACATGGGCACGGCGCTGGCATCCGGCTCCAAACAGATGCAGCTCCGGCAGAAAACCGAATCCTACCTGACCGAAAGGGGGCAGACCATGCTGGACCGGGTTCTGGGGCCGGGCAACAGCATCCTCAGAGTGGCTGCCGAACACGACTTTGAGAAGCTTTCCAGAGAGTCCGACATCATCGATCCGGACAGCAGGG
This DNA window, taken from Natronogracilivirga saccharolytica, encodes the following:
- a CDS encoding flagellar basal body rod protein FlgB, with the protein product MKLIDNQHSILLGKTMDALTLRQKMTSSNIANMDTPGYKKLNVSFEDELQRAQDKGGVRAMNTVNPTIEETDEKPVLEDELLEMTDTQIRVNVMTRSLRHHFDMLRTGITGINR
- a CDS encoding flagellar basal body rod protein FlgC, with product MLPDRLFSSFQTAAGGLSVQREKIGAATNNIANAGTSAPNGSADVYRPQSVQTGTGDRQDFQRMLLDSISTLRQTRPGHHAVSGGSVSQGNPGSSSSDFGPTAQMVESDNFRHEFDPNHPDADENGMVRYPDVDLIREMTQLVSANRLYEANLSAIEAEKQIIKRSLEI
- the fliE gene encoding flagellar hook-basal body complex protein FliE, which codes for MSTPLELRGLQQPFQAEPGQERQQLKTPESADSFSDMLSRAVNSVDETMKTSEQSIQDFAAGKTENVHEVMINMQRAQLSFQMMVEMRNKAIETYQEISRMQI
- the fliF gene encoding flagellar basal-body MS-ring/collar protein FliF, which codes for MGRLTESFRSFFEPLSPAQKSIFALLVVGLLTFVGMMFYMTLRPDYALLFGSLPSESANEIVEELEERNVSYRIEDGGRSIFVRRENVDELRMKLASVSMAHSDFKGYELFDENALGMTDFMQRVNKKRALEGELSRSISSLEQIEHARVHLVLPERTPFQRTTVDASASIVVNLKSGQSLSEQQVQGMSSLVAGSVEGLDIEAITVLDQNGNRLTEEMHMGTALASGSKQMQLRQKTESYLTERGQTMLDRVLGPGNSILRVAAEHDFEKLSRESDIIDPDSRVIISEERRSETNSDEGFQTLPIDEFTPLELRGETVMTSSRNNENVIQTRNYEVNTIRELFEKPQGDINRLSASVLLNYKQTVQEDENGEQMVVAEPYTDEEIDELRGVVEAALGINGDRGDVITITQREFYDPMADPYQHVMEQPFPWNQVLRWVLIAAALAAVAALLYNMSQRFREEKHPVLFGEFSGGQDVDVAGDGQEQDEEGIMSEEEEDFYNRKLSSTARKQLDDKSFVTEEIRDFIEMQPDDAANVVRAMMATEK